Genomic DNA from Candidatus Nitronereus thalassa:
GGCCGAGAAGCCTAAAACCCGCCGGTCCGTCACCACTACCGCCAGATGATCTTGTACCAGTGTTCGTCTATGTTCTTCTTGAACGCCTAGCTCCTGAATCTTCCACCGACCAGCAGCGCCCTGGAAACCCAACAGACGTTTATCGGTCCTGACAAATATAAGCCGCGGAGTCACCTGAATCGTCTGAACATTCTCAGAAATATCTAAACGCTGCACGCTCCATCTCTGGGAGGGTCCGGAAAACGCCAACAACCGACCTGGAGTTTGAGCCACGGCATTAAGTCCTTTGGATGCTGAAAACACCACAGGCTCTCCCGCGTGCAATCGTACCCCAATAAATCCACTCCCACTGCCCAGACCTATCACCTGACCGTGGGTAACCACTACGGACACTTCGTCGGCAATTTTGTTTTGTCCTTGGGCCCAAGCCGATCCAAAAGTGAGTGGGATGCTGATGAACGTCGCACCTACCAGCCTCCAACCAACACGACCCTTCAACGTTTCACCTCTTTAGGAAACCACGGGATAAATGCATTCGTAGTCCGTTGATACTCTCGATAATCGTCGCCCCGGCTTACCAGCGCTTGGGCTTCGGCAAATGGAATTCCACTTACTTTCAGCAACGCCCCAATCATCAGAATGGGGCCCACCAGGGTCAGCCATGCATTCGGCAGGCCCACGCTCATGATAACGTAAGAACACCAATGGACCCCTTCAAAAAAGTAATTGGGGTGTCGGGAATATCGCCATAATCCCTCACGACAAGTCTTCCCTTGGTTGTAGGCATGCCTGCGAAAACGCATTAATTGATAATCTGAAATAGTCTCTCCACCAACCCCAATGAACCACACACAGACACCTGCCAGTTCCCACCAATTCCAGGTTGACTCGGGATTGGCCATGAGCACCAGCAGTGGCACAGAAAATACCGCAATGGCCAGGGCCTGCCCCATGAAATACATAAACATCCACCACTCAGCTTTGGGGCCTATTTTGTCACGAATCAATTGATAACGGGGATCTTCCGTGGCATTCAGAATGCGTGCATAAAAAATGTAGAGCCCCAGTCTAAACCCATACCCAGCCCCCAAGCACGCAATGACGATCCGGTGGGTCACCTCACCACCAGCCAACAAACCTAAGCCAAGGGAGACCAATCCGAATCCGATACAAAATCCCACATCTGCCAACCCTGCATTTCGATGATACCAATGATAGGCACACCAGAGCCCTCCCATCATGGGCGTCGTCACCAACCCTCCCCAGAGAAATAATCCCCAATCCATCATGATCTCTTCCTAGACCTCTTCTAATCCCAAAAACATTTTTTCCACTTTATCACTCTACACCAGTCATGAGTATTTTTCTGTATGGCAGCACACAATCCCCGAGGGGCTCCCCCATTTCGGTTGACCGTCCCAAGGGGCTTGTGTATGGTGATTTTCTGATTGCGAAAAGGAGTGAAATACTATGAAAGATCAGATAATGCAGGCCTATTTGGATGTCGAAAAGTCGATGCAACGTTATAACGACATCTTGAATGAATACCTTGTCAGTCTTCAGTCAGGAGAGGAGAGCGATGCCACCAAATTCCAGCGCATGAAGGCTGGAACGAAAGCCATGCGGGACAGCAGCACCATTTACCTCTCCTATGCCAAGTTTGTGGCCTATGGCATGCCCGAAAGCGAAGACCTCATCGAAGACGAGGATGATCTTCAAGCATAATCCGGATCTCGGATCTCGCATCTCGTCGTTCGTATCTCGTGAAAGAGGAAAAACCAAGCGACGCGACGCCCATTGCCCTCTGTTTTACGAACTACAAGATACGAACGGCGAGATACAACTCAACAACCAGGTGAAGGCAACATTCGCCACCCCCTGTTCAGATGCCATATTAGTGGATGACTTATTGGGGAAGGGGGGAAAGACGTGGTCGGGGCGAGCCGATTTGAACGGCCGACCTCTCGCACCCCAAGCGAGTGCGCTACCGGGCTGCGCTACGCCCCGACACCATGGTACTGGCGGTGTCTCTATCAGGATTTCAGGTCGGCGCAATTACTGAACGCTCATTTGGCCTGATTTCGTGCTGTAGGAATTGAGAATTCCTAGGATATCCTGAAGTTCGTTTCGAACTTGCTCTACACGATCTGGGGAAACTTCGGTGGATGGCTGTCTTCGGCGACGGCGCCAATAGCGTTTCAGCCCCATAATGGTATACCCTTCTTCGTAGAGCATTCTCTTTATCTCCAACACCGTTTCAATTGTTTGACGATCATAGACACGGTGTCGCCCTTGGCTTTTTCGGGGTCTCAAGAAACTAAACTCAGACTCCCAAAATCGCAAAACCGAGGCAGGCAACTTGGTAATGGCACTGACCTCGCCTATCTTAAAAAATGATTTTTCTCCGAAATCCAGCCCCATATTCATTCCCAAAGACTCCCACGTCAGTCCCTGACATTGGCCGGGAGTGCCGTTAGGAGTTTACGTATTTTTTGAAAATCTGGCTGGCGCGAAAGGTCACTACACGCCTAGGGGTTATGGCAATTTCCTCCCCAGTCCGCGGATTTCTCCCCTTTCGCTCACCCTTACTTCGAACCATGAAGTTTCCAAACCCAGCCACTTTCACAGGTTCACCGTTTTTCAACACCCCTTTAATCGAATCCAGGACATATTCAACAAGATCCATGGCTTCGGTCTTTGACACTCCCACCTTTTCACAAATCTCGTTGGCGATATCCGCTTTTCGCATCAGGGTTCCTCACACAATGCTGGTTTCCAGTCAAACACACGCCTGGTAGAAAATTATCAAAAATTTCTACCGCAAATTATCGATAGAAGCGCGGATTGTCAAGGAAAATACGTTTAAAATCAACCATCATTGGGTTCTTTGGCCTCTTGATCACGGTTGAGGAGTTTGTATTCAATGCTGTCGGCCAAGGCCTGCCAGCTTGCTTCAATGATATTTTCCGAGACTCCGACCGTACCCCATTTGGCCTTATGGTCCCCTGATTCAATCAGTACCCGCACTTTGGACTCGGTCCCGTGATTACCTGCAAGGACCCGCACTTTATAATCCAACAAGTCAACTTCTCGTAATTCCGGATAAAATTTTTCCAGGGCCTTTCTGAGCGCGTTATCGATGGCATTGACAGGACCATCCCCTACCGCGGCGGTATGCTCAATAACATCGCCAACTTGCACCTTAATGGTTGCTTCAGTTCGGGGAACCTCCTCGGCATCACGTTTTTCGACTATCACTCGCAACCCAAGGAGAGAGAAGGCAGGCCGATGAGTTCCCAAGGCTTCTCGCACCATGATTTCGAATGAACCTTCCGCGCCCTCAAATTGGAATCCATCCCGCTCACGATCCTTCAATTGAGCCAACAATTGCTGAACTCGCGGATGATCTCTGGGAAGTGTCACTCCATATTCTTCCAGCTTATGAGCCACGCCACTCCGGCCCGTATTGTCCGATACCAACACTCGTTGACGATTCCCTACGGATTCTGGGGGAACATGTTCATACGTCAACGGATTTTTCTGAACCGCGTGAATATGAACCCCACCTTTATGCGCAAAGGCCGCATCTCCAATATAGGCCTGCCGCTTATTCGGCAACAGATTCGCAATCTCCGACACAAAGAGCGAGGCATTCCGAAGGTGCTGCAACCGCCCTTCACCCAAAACCGGGTGATTCATTTTCAATTCAAGATTGGCCAAAACCGAACACAGGTTGACATTCCCACATCGCTCTCCAATCCCATTCATAGTCCCCTGAACCTGACGGGCTCCCAGTTGCACCGCAACAAGGGTGTTCGCCACAGCCAATTCTGCATCATTATGCGCATGAATACCCAACGGCACCTGACAGATCGCTTGGACTTTTGGCCAAATAGCTTCAATCTCCCAGGGCATGGTTCCGCCATTCGTATCGCACAGAATGATGCGTTCGGCTCCGCCTTCAACCGCCCGTCGCACGGTTTCCAAGGCATATTCAGAATCCGCTTTATATCCATCAAAGAAATGTTCTGCATCATAGAACACTGACTTTCCGCAGGAACGAAGATAGGCAATGGAGTCCTGGATTAATTCGAGATTATTTTCCAATGTCGTCCCCAAAGCTTCGGTCACATGCAACGGCCAACTTTTGCCAAAAATTGTAATGATGCGGGTATCCGCTGCCAAAAGAGCTTGAAGCGTTGGATCGTTCTCTGCCACATTCCCGGCTTTTCGAGTCGAACCAAAGGCAACGATCTTGGCCTGTTGTAAGGGAATCGCTTTGATCATCTGGAAAAATTCGATATCACGCGGGTTGGCCCCCGGCCATCCTCCTTCGATAAAATGTATGCCAAGTTCATCCAACTTTTGAGCAATGCGAATCTTATCATCTACGGAAAAGCTCACATCCTCAGCCTGGGCACCATCCCGAAGGGTCGTATCGTAGATTTCTAGTTTCATTGATTCGCTATTCACGGTGCTATGTCCTGATTCTTAGCTGAAATTCTTGGTCTCATGGCCTGTTGGATTACCATGGGAAAATTTCGGCCTGCCTATTGTTTCTAAGTTTTAGGTAATTCGTCAACATTATAAGAAACGGCCCCAAGATCCCAGGCAAGGCCGAAAAACAGCAATAATGCAAGATCTTATGAGCGATTTAACCAAATGGAGAGGAAGATGAAACCCTGCCACGAATAACCACAAGCATTTTACTTACGCGTCAACCGGCTGCCCTAAACCAAACTCTTGATGCAATGCTCGAATGGCAGAATTCAAATCTTTTTCATGGAGCACACAACTTATTTTAATTTCTGAGGTACTAATCATCATGATGTTAATGCCTTCACGGGAGAGTGTCTGGAACATTCGCGAGGCCACACCCGAATGGGAGCGCATTCCCACCCCCACGATAGACACTTTGGCGATTTCATCTTTGACCTCAATTGTTTGAGCACCTAGTTCGTCTTTTGCCTTCTCCATTAAGGGCAACGCCCGTGCAATATCGCTTCGAGGCATGGTAAACGAAATATCGGCCAGCGATCCTTGGCTCACATTTTGAATAATCATATCCACGGATATTGAGGCCCCCGCCACAGCAGTAAAAAGATCCGCAGCAATCCCCGGTCGATCAGGGACACCAATGACGGTGACCTTGGCTTGATTGCGATCACCAGTCACGCCCGACACCACCGCCCGTTCCATATCCGCATCTTCATGTGTCACGAGTGTGCCTTCTCCCTCTTGAAAGCTTGATTTCACTTCTACCGGAACGCCATATTTCGCGGCAAATTCTACCGAACGGGCTTGAAGTACTTTCGCCCCAAGACTCGCTAACTCTAACATTTCTTCATACGATAATTTGTGAATCCTTCGAGCATCCGGCACAATATTGGGATCAGCCGTATAAACCCCATCCACATCGGTAAAAATAACGCACCGATCGGCCTTTAACGAGGCCGCCAGTGCCACGGCAGTTAAATCAGATCCTCCACGACCGAGTGTCGTCACTTCAGATCGTTCATTCACCCCCTGGAATCCAGCCACCACAGGCACCACCCCTTCGGCAAGGGCTTGCTGAACCGGGGACGCCATGATTTTTTCAATTCGGGCTCGCGTATGCGAGCTATTGGTGACAATCCCTACCTGGCGACCCGTAAAGGAGCGCGCATTAACGCCTCGGCCACGAAGCTCCATCGCTAATAGCGCAATGGTGACTCGTTCCCCCGAAGAGAGCAACACATCGAGTTCACGATCATCGGGTCGCGTGGTCACTTCATGAGCCAATCGCATTAATCGATCGGTCTCTCCGCTCATCGCCGACAACACTACCAATACCTGGTGGCCAGCTCGCACGGTTTCCTCTACCCGTTCGGCCACCCGATGAATCCGATCAAGGCTTCCGACAGACGTCCCTCCAAATTTTTGAACTAAGAGCGCCATTACTTTGGAGACTTACCCAAGAACCCATTCATGAATCGTGTGGCATCCTTGGCCCCAATCGGCGAATGTTGAGCCTCGACTTCATTGAAGTGAACGTCAGAATTTTTCCCATGAGACTTTTCACTTTCCAATAACGCAAAGGGAGTGGAGGGTGCTCCTTCCTGTTCTTTTTGGCTGCCGCCCCATCGATTACACACGACAAGAATGCGACAATCTCCGGATTCTTGCGCATATTTCACCAGGGGGCCAACTAATTCCTGATCAAATTGCTCCAGCCGACTGGCCTTTTCTTTGCGATATCCCTCGCGAAGATCAGGTTGTTCTTGCACATGAAGATAGACCACAGGCACTTGGGCCGACAGCTTTATCGCACTTTCCGCATAATTCTTAAAAAGGCTAGAGGGTGAATCCCCGTCGCCATCAACATTTAGACCTTTCATTCCCGCACAACGGCTGATACCGATATGTAAATCGGAATTGGAAAGCGTGACACCGATCACTCCAAACTTTTCTTTGAAAGAGGGCAACTCAATGGGTTTACCAGGACCCCACAACCATAG
This window encodes:
- a CDS encoding DUF1295 domain-containing protein — encoded protein: MMDWGLFLWGGLVTTPMMGGLWCAYHWYHRNAGLADVGFCIGFGLVSLGLGLLAGGEVTHRIVIACLGAGYGFRLGLYIFYARILNATEDPRYQLIRDKIGPKAEWWMFMYFMGQALAIAVFSVPLLVLMANPESTWNWWELAGVCVWFIGVGGETISDYQLMRFRRHAYNQGKTCREGLWRYSRHPNYFFEGVHWCSYVIMSVGLPNAWLTLVGPILMIGALLKVSGIPFAEAQALVSRGDDYREYQRTTNAFIPWFPKEVKR
- a CDS encoding MerR family transcriptional regulator gives rise to the protein MNMGLDFGEKSFFKIGEVSAITKLPASVLRFWESEFSFLRPRKSQGRHRVYDRQTIETVLEIKRMLYEEGYTIMGLKRYWRRRRRQPSTEVSPDRVEQVRNELQDILGILNSYSTKSGQMSVQ
- a CDS encoding integration host factor subunit alpha, encoding MRKADIANEICEKVGVSKTEAMDLVEYVLDSIKGVLKNGEPVKVAGFGNFMVRSKGERKGRNPRTGEEIAITPRRVVTFRASQIFKKYVNS
- the cimA gene encoding citramalate synthase produces the protein MKLEIYDTTLRDGAQAEDVSFSVDDKIRIAQKLDELGIHFIEGGWPGANPRDIEFFQMIKAIPLQQAKIVAFGSTRKAGNVAENDPTLQALLAADTRIITIFGKSWPLHVTEALGTTLENNLELIQDSIAYLRSCGKSVFYDAEHFFDGYKADSEYALETVRRAVEGGAERIILCDTNGGTMPWEIEAIWPKVQAICQVPLGIHAHNDAELAVANTLVAVQLGARQVQGTMNGIGERCGNVNLCSVLANLELKMNHPVLGEGRLQHLRNASLFVSEIANLLPNKRQAYIGDAAFAHKGGVHIHAVQKNPLTYEHVPPESVGNRQRVLVSDNTGRSGVAHKLEEYGVTLPRDHPRVQQLLAQLKDRERDGFQFEGAEGSFEIMVREALGTHRPAFSLLGLRVIVEKRDAEEVPRTEATIKVQVGDVIEHTAAVGDGPVNAIDNALRKALEKFYPELREVDLLDYKVRVLAGNHGTESKVRVLIESGDHKAKWGTVGVSENIIEASWQALADSIEYKLLNRDQEAKEPNDG
- a CDS encoding aspartate kinase; the encoded protein is MALLVQKFGGTSVGSLDRIHRVAERVEETVRAGHQVLVVLSAMSGETDRLMRLAHEVTTRPDDRELDVLLSSGERVTIALLAMELRGRGVNARSFTGRQVGIVTNSSHTRARIEKIMASPVQQALAEGVVPVVAGFQGVNERSEVTTLGRGGSDLTAVALAASLKADRCVIFTDVDGVYTADPNIVPDARRIHKLSYEEMLELASLGAKVLQARSVEFAAKYGVPVEVKSSFQEGEGTLVTHEDADMERAVVSGVTGDRNQAKVTVIGVPDRPGIAADLFTAVAGASISVDMIIQNVSQGSLADISFTMPRSDIARALPLMEKAKDELGAQTIEVKDEIAKVSIVGVGMRSHSGVASRMFQTLSREGINIMMISTSEIKISCVLHEKDLNSAIRALHQEFGLGQPVDA